A stretch of Halomonas elongata DSM 2581 DNA encodes these proteins:
- a CDS encoding TRAP transporter large permease — protein MAVGIALGALLVLFVLGTPVAFALFLSTFLYFLFGADQPTMLLIQRLAGGLESISLLAIPFFIMAGVFMNHSGITDRLLKLAELMTRRLHGGLAQANVLLSTFMGGLSGSNIADAAMNAKLLVPSMTASDYPKSFSTAITAASSLVTSTIPPGIALIVYGYVNNVSIGRLFLAGVVPGILMAICMMLLVSRQCRRQGYQPPRKERVSRREWVSVTRAGLIALLLPVVVIGGIRIGVFTPTEAGAMAVLYALIVGMFVYKEMDVGNVAEATRESLFASVNVLFIIAVASGFARFLTWEHIPQDIAMLLSSQVGSAVAFLLLANLILLVLGMFLEGNAILIVLSPLLAPVAAQFGIDPVHFGIIFILNASIGTITPPLGTVMFTTCSITGIKVPDFIRAIMPYWLLLIGILLVVTFVPAVSMSLPNWIF, from the coding sequence ATGGCTGTAGGCATTGCACTCGGTGCGTTGTTAGTTCTTTTCGTGCTGGGCACCCCCGTCGCCTTCGCACTTTTCTTGTCGACCTTCCTGTATTTTCTATTCGGCGCCGACCAACCCACGATGCTGCTCATTCAACGCTTGGCAGGGGGGTTGGAATCCATTTCGCTACTGGCGATCCCATTTTTCATCATGGCTGGTGTGTTCATGAACCACTCTGGCATCACCGATCGCCTTTTGAAACTGGCAGAACTCATGACCCGGCGCCTGCATGGCGGCTTGGCCCAAGCCAACGTTCTGCTCAGCACCTTCATGGGCGGACTATCCGGCTCGAACATCGCCGATGCCGCCATGAATGCCAAGTTGCTCGTTCCCAGTATGACGGCAAGCGACTACCCCAAGTCGTTTTCCACCGCTATCACCGCCGCGTCCTCATTGGTGACCTCTACCATTCCGCCAGGGATAGCACTGATCGTCTATGGCTACGTCAACAATGTTTCGATCGGTCGCTTGTTCCTGGCCGGGGTTGTGCCAGGCATTCTGATGGCTATCTGCATGATGTTACTGGTCTCCCGGCAGTGCCGCCGCCAGGGATACCAGCCTCCCCGCAAGGAGCGGGTCTCACGGCGTGAATGGGTCAGCGTGACACGCGCCGGTCTCATTGCCTTGCTGCTACCGGTTGTGGTCATCGGCGGCATTCGTATCGGCGTTTTCACGCCGACTGAAGCCGGCGCCATGGCCGTGCTGTATGCCTTGATCGTGGGCATGTTCGTTTACAAGGAAATGGATGTGGGCAACGTCGCCGAAGCCACACGGGAATCGCTTTTCGCGTCGGTCAACGTCCTGTTCATCATCGCCGTGGCTTCGGGCTTCGCGCGCTTTTTGACCTGGGAACATATTCCTCAGGACATCGCCATGCTCCTCTCGTCCCAGGTCGGTAGTGCAGTGGCCTTTTTACTACTCGCCAATCTCATCCTGCTGGTGCTGGGCATGTTCCTGGAAGGCAATGCCATTCTCATCGTGCTATCGCCCCTGCTGGCGCCCGTGGCGGCCCAGTTCGGCATCGATCCGGTGCACTTCGGGATCATCTTCATTCTCAATGCTTCCATTGGTACGATCACGCCCCCCCTCGGTACGGTGATGTTTACCACCTGCAGCATCACCGGCATCAAGGTGCCTGATTTCATTCGCGCTATCATGCCCTACTGGCTGTTACTGATCGGGATACTGCTGGTTGTGACTTTCGTACCCGCTGTGTCGATGTCACTACCCAACTGGATTTTCTAA
- a CDS encoding C4-dicarboxylate TRAP transporter substrate-binding protein has protein sequence MRFKKLTLIATSLSIAGLGSINLTQAATEIRVAYGNQPGEPVDVAVKEWAKNVKEASDGELTLSAFPASQLGAETDVMEQARFGAPIITITAYSNFMSSVPDLSVLDAPYLAESFDDKLKVFDSEWFAEQSDKVEDAGYHIVIPNAVYGTRHLLSREPATTPEALDGVKVRVQNSPMYVEAMRAMGATPTPMSLGDVYPALAQGMVDGVENPTPVLFGGKFHEVVQHLNLTGHMNTVAPFVTGKTFWNQLSEENQKILTETGQDMAIHLRDLVERSSQQSLKKLKDAGVKVHEVDPQPFRERAAEQVPAAFPQWSNGLYEKVRQIING, from the coding sequence ATGCGTTTCAAGAAACTCACACTAATCGCCACCAGCCTTTCCATCGCCGGCTTGGGAAGTATCAACCTCACCCAAGCCGCTACAGAGATCCGCGTTGCCTACGGCAACCAACCAGGTGAGCCGGTCGATGTTGCCGTCAAGGAGTGGGCGAAAAACGTCAAGGAAGCCAGTGACGGGGAGCTCACGCTCAGCGCGTTTCCTGCCAGCCAGCTCGGTGCTGAAACGGATGTCATGGAGCAGGCCCGCTTTGGGGCGCCAATTATTACGATCACGGCCTACAGTAACTTCATGAGTTCGGTTCCCGATCTTTCGGTCCTCGACGCCCCTTACCTTGCCGAAAGCTTTGATGACAAACTCAAGGTCTTCGATTCAGAGTGGTTCGCCGAACAAAGCGATAAAGTCGAGGACGCCGGCTACCACATCGTCATCCCCAATGCCGTTTACGGCACACGCCACCTACTTTCGCGCGAGCCTGCAACCACACCAGAGGCCCTCGATGGCGTGAAGGTCCGTGTGCAGAACTCTCCGATGTACGTCGAGGCCATGCGAGCGATGGGTGCCACCCCGACCCCCATGTCTCTGGGCGATGTCTACCCGGCACTAGCTCAGGGCATGGTTGATGGCGTCGAAAACCCCACACCAGTATTGTTCGGCGGAAAGTTTCACGAGGTCGTCCAACACCTCAACCTCACTGGTCACATGAATACCGTCGCTCCCTTCGTGACCGGCAAGACATTCTGGAACCAGCTCAGCGAGGAAAATCAGAAGATCTTGACCGAAACAGGACAAGATATGGCTATTCATTTACGTGACCTGGTCGAAAGATCAAGTCAGCAATCACTGAAGAAATTAAAAGATGCCGGCGTTAAAGTTCATGAGGTGGACCCACAACCATTCCGAGAACGAGCCGCGGAGCAAGTCCCTGCTGCCTTTCCGCAGTGGAGTAACGGCCTGTACGAAAAGGTTCGCCAAATCATCAATGGGTAA
- a CDS encoding TRAP transporter small permease translates to MKRALSWIDRIMRLDEVLASVALFAIFLVAISNIFMRYIFNTPLAWTEEVLQLLMVWATFLGASALVRRNEHVLIGMLSEKLPTALARWNDRLFNVGMVLIAAIVLGYWGFQLLPYSNFRSTPMLQIPYMWIHVAIPISAVVMAYHCLMRLARDT, encoded by the coding sequence ATGAAACGCGCACTGTCTTGGATCGACCGTATCATGCGACTCGATGAAGTACTGGCCAGCGTAGCGCTCTTCGCAATTTTTCTTGTCGCCATCAGCAACATATTCATGCGCTATATATTCAATACCCCTTTGGCCTGGACTGAAGAGGTCCTGCAATTGTTGATGGTATGGGCCACTTTCCTCGGTGCCAGCGCATTGGTTCGCCGCAACGAGCATGTTCTCATCGGCATGCTATCGGAAAAATTGCCAACCGCACTAGCACGCTGGAACGATCGTCTCTTCAACGTCGGTATGGTATTGATCGCGGCCATCGTGCTGGGCTACTGGGGATTCCAACTGCTCCCCTACTCCAATTTCCGCAGTACCCCGATGCTACAGATCCCTTACATGTGGATTCACGTCGCCATACCGATCAGTGCTGTCGTCATGGCATATCACTGCCTCATGCGCTTGGCTCGCGATACCTAA